gaatatatgtgcaattccagcacctcttacttctttggagtagagtgcacatatattttgaaacatatgtaggaattaaaggaacttttgcttatatgcgttttgctccatttattattattcttcatatctactcaaaatgcatcactttaacttgagatttctacctataaaacgggtgtgatatcctgtttttttttttgcgtgtgtgtgatttttgctacccatggtaactattaacatatttacattgtcaaagtttTTTTAAACCGagataacattaatatatatataaatttatatatatatgtgtgtgtgtgtgtgcgtgtaagaacgaccgtgcaaacccaaaaggagaaatggtgaataatggaaaaacagggctccttttattaaacgcgtcacacggtcgaacacaaaatatatcaaatgatataaatatgttatacttcgataacatagtgaattcATAAATGCCAGTAAAGGAAGACGATAGAACACAACCAATAAAGATGAATAACcgtaatatttattgtagcattaaaatgtatgtctgtgtgtgagtgtatgcgacataatgaaaacacaataaaagacaggccgtcgtgtaaagaaaagagtgtgtgtaagtgatacatgtatgtgtatgcgtgagatacagcaaatagaaaaagagtccgtaacacatataagaatttgccagttcttagagtacacaatagtaacagtctgtatgtaagaagttgaggcgtgtggggcagagcgatcactcgtcgtgatgttagggcttccatgccgaGCCGGGTTCTTGAGTACAGACGTTCATCGCAAGCTGGGCTCTTGTCTATTATTTATCGCGGTGAAgatgaatcacacaaacagaatcgaagagagaagtGCCGCGGTTGTTTGGTTTAGCTGGTGTACGTATAGAAATCATGTTGGCGACGTCGGTGGCgaatcttgtagttcgtagttgaagtggtgttgacgctggcggcgacgatggtggtagtcgtagtgtcgtgttgactggtggcggcgatgctggtagtcgtcgTTGGAGATGCTGTTGATATAGTctctggaactgctgctgctctgtgtggtacacggaacaggtctctaagagatctgaaccgagacgaatttgcTGGGTATCTAGCAGTCTATTTATAGCTGAAAGTAGGCTTCGATGGAGTATTAGAAacacactatcacgtgaccttattaagggctgtggttggtcagtttgcgttgtGGCGGGAACAgtacgaagcagttgccgcttcaaataataatcagtcaggTGATAACAGGGAAAgagatgttttctactacgctCGCGTCTGTCATATTTATAGTGAGAGAAGATGGTCTGTTTGAATATAATGGCGATAGATggttttgtatataatggcgataggtagtttcactacatataNNNNNNNNNNNNNNNNNNNNNNNNNNNNNNNNNNNNNNNNNNNNNNNNNNNNNNNNNNNNNNNNNNNNNNNNNNNNNNNNNNNNNNNNNNNNNNNNNNNNNNNNNNNNNNNNNNNNNNNNNNNNNNNNNNNNNNNNNNNNNNNNNNNNNNNNNNNNNNNNNNNNNNNNNNNNNNNNNNNNNNNNNNNNNNNNNNNNNNNNNNNNNNNNNNNNNNNNNNNNNNNNNNNNNNNNNNNNNNNNNNNNNNNNNNNNNNNNNNNNNNNNNNNNNNNNNNNNNNNNNNNNNNNNNNNNNNNNNNNNNNNNNNNNNNNNNNNNNNNNNNNNNNNNNNNNNNNNNNNNNNNNNNNNNNNNNNNNNNNNNNNNNNNNNNNNNNNNNNNNNNNNNNNNNNNNNNNNNNNNNNNNNNNNNNNNNNNNNNNNNNNNNNNNNNNNNNNNNNNNNNNNNNNNNNNNNNNNNNNNNNNNNNNNNNNNNNNNNNNNNNNNNNNNNNNNNNNNNNNNNNNNNNNNNNNNNNNNNNNNNNNNNNNNNNNNNNNNNNNNNNNNNNNNNNNNNNNNNNNNNNNNNNNNNNNNNNNNNNNNNNNNNNNNNNNNNNNNNNNNNNNNNNNNNNNNNNNNNNNNNNNNNNNNNNNNNNNNNNNNNNNNNNNNNNNNNNNNNNNNNNNNNNNNNNNNNNNNNNNNNNNNNNNNNNNNNNNNNNNNNNNNNNNNNNNNNNNNNNNNNNNNNNNNNNNNNNNNNNNNNNNNNNNNNNNNNNNNNNNNNNNNNNNNNNNNNNNNNNNNNNNNNNNNNNNNNNNNNNNNNNNNNNNNNNNNNNNNNNNNNNNNNNNNNNNNNNNNNNNNNNNNNNNNNNNNNNNNNNNNNNNNNNNNNNNNNNNNNNNNNNNNNNNNNNNNNNNNNNNNNNNNNNNNNNNNNNNNNNNNNNNNNNNNNNNNNNNNNNNNNNNNNNNNNNNNNNNNNNNNNNNNNNNNNNNNNNNNNNNNNNNNNNNNNNNNNNNNNNNNNNNNNNNNNNNNNNNNNNNNNNNNNNNNNNNNNNNNNNNNNNNNNNNNNNNNNNNNNNNNNNNNNNNNNNNNNNNNNNNNNNNNNNNNNNNNNNNNNNNNNNNNNNNNNNNNNNNNNNNNNNNNNNNNNNNNNNNNNNNNNNNNNNNNNNNNNNNNNNNNNNNNNNNNNNNNNNNNNNNNNNNNNNNNNNNNNNNNNNNNNNNNNNNNNNNNNNNNNNNNNNNNNNNNNNNNNNNNNNNNNNNNNNNNNNNNNNNNNNNNNNNNNNNNNNNNNNNNNNNNNNNNNNNNNNNNNNNNNNNNNNNNNNNNNNNNNNNNNNNNNNNNNNNNNNNNNNNNNNNNNNNNNNNNNNNNNNNNNNNNNNNNNNNNNNNNNNNNNNNNNNNNNNNNNNNNNNNNNNNNNNNNNNNNNNNNNNNNNNNNNNNNNNNNNNNNNNNNNNNNNNNNNNNNNNNNNNNNNNNNNNNNNNNNNNNNNNNNNNNNNNNNNNNNNNNNNNNNNNNNNNNNNNNNNNNNNNNNNNNNNNNNNNNNNNNNNNNNNNNNNNNNNNNNNNNNNNNNNNNNNNNNNNNNNNNNNNNNNNNNNNNNNNNNNNNNNNNNNNNNNNNNNNNNNNNNNNNNNNNNNNNNNNNNNNNNNNNNNNNNNNNNNNNNNNNNNNNNNNNNNNNNNNNNNNNNNNNNNNNNNNNNNNNNNNNNNNNNNNNNNNNNNNNNNNNNNNNNNNNNNNNNNNNNNNNNNNNNNNNNNNNNNNNNNNNNNNNNNNNNNNNNNNNNNNNNNNNNNNNNNNNNNNNNNNNNNNNNNNNNNNNNNNNNNCAAACCTCTTCCTGCTAAGGTCGATGCTATTCAACGCATCGCCCCTCCAACTTCTTTGCGGCAACTTCGCCATTTTTTAGGCATGGTCAACTTCTACAGAAGATTTATAGACCGGTGTGCAGACAAGATACTTCCTTTAACAAGGTTACTACAAGGCCATTCTAAGAAGGATGCTCAACTAACTCTTTCTACTGAGGCGTTGTATGCTTTTGAGTTCGTGAAACAGTAATTATCCTCCGTTCCTGTTCTTGCACATCCGACTCCTGATGCTCCGCTCTCGTTATCAGTGGATGCTTCAAATCCTGCGGTTGGTGCTGTTTTGCAACACACCGTAGATAATCAAACGCAACCTTTGGCTTCCTTTTCCTGCCAATTGCAGCATGCCAAACGCAGATATAGTACTTTTGATCGTGAGTTATTAGCGATCTATCTGTCGGTTCGGCATTTTCAGCACCAGCTCGAGGGACGGGAGTTTGTGATTTATACTGATCACAAGTCCCTTACGTTCGCTCTGTCTTCTAAAACAGACAAACTCTCTCCTGGTGCTTTCCGTCACCTGGACTATATTTCACAGTTTACAGGTGACATTCGTCATGTGCCAGGGAAGGAGAACATCCCTGCTGATGCTCTCTCGAGACTCCCTGTCAGTTCTGTTTCCTCTCCTACAACAATTGATTTACTTGCTATTTCGCAGGACCAACCTCTTTTGTCGAAGTTAGATTTAACTTCGCCAAAATTCAACAATTGTAAATTTGCCTATCTCCCGCTCCCTTTATCAGAAGGCTCTATATTGTGTGACACGTCCACCGGTTCTCCTAGGCCTTTAGTGCCTGAGAACCATCAGCATTCTGTTTTTGATGCCCTTCATTCCTTGTCACATCCGGGCATCTCTGCAACAGTAAAACTTGTCACTGCTCGGTTTTTCTGGCCCAACATGCGGTGATCAATTACCACTTGGGCCCGTTTTCGCCATGTTCACCTTGATTTGGTTGGACCATGGCCTGTGAGTCGCGGGTTCTCATATCTCTTAACCTGTGTTGATCGTTTCTCCCGCTGGCCAGAAGCCATTCATATAGCAGATATTTCTTCTGAGACTGTTGTACGAGATTTCGTTTCTGGTTGGGTTTCTAGGTTCGGCGTACCGTCCAGCCTGACCACTGATCGTGGTCGACAATTTGAAGCAGCATTATTTCGTGAGTTATCACAAATCCTCGGGGTGCATCATATACGCACCACCAGCTACCATCCCGATTCTAATGGGATGGTGGAGCGTTTTCATAGGCAACTAAAGGCCGCATTGCGCGCCTCGCCCAATCCGCAGACATGGAGTTTCTTCCTGTTGTCCTACTTGGATGCCGGACTGCGGTTAAAGCAGACCTTGGTTTTTCTGCAGCGGAATTATTGTATGGTACCACACTGGCATTGCCTGGTACGATGTTGGTACCAGACATATCACAGCCTCCAAATCCAACGTCCTATGTCACTCGATTACGAGATTATTTTTCTAACCTTCCTACTATGAGTCCCCGGCAACAATCTTCACCTTCTAAAGGGCCATCAGACATTGATTCTTGGTCACATGTGTTTGTTAGGGATGATTCTGTCAGAAGACCTTTTGTTTCTCCTTATAAAGGACCCTTTCGTGTGCTCTCTTGCACacccaattttttaaaaatagacgCTAATGGTCGTATGGAGACCGTGTCTATCGACCGTCTGAAGAAAGCGTATTTTGATAAAACTACATCTTCCATTGACAATACTGACATACCCCC
This region of Octopus bimaculoides isolate UCB-OBI-ISO-001 chromosome 6, ASM119413v2, whole genome shotgun sequence genomic DNA includes:
- the LOC106869797 gene encoding uncharacterized protein LOC106869797, which gives rise to MEFLPVVLLGCRTAVKADLGFSAAELLYGTTLALPGTMLVPDISQPPNPTSYVTRLRDYFSNLPTMSPRQQSSPSKGPSDIDSWSHVFVRDDSVRRPFVSPYKGPFRVLSCTPNFLKIDANGRMETVSIDRLKKAYFDKTTSSIDNTDIPPFQPLHTPLSTPSPTHTHLSSPTHTPVKTPPSSLKTTTSEPYVTRSGRTVHWPKKLSKTIYI